Part of the Maniola jurtina chromosome 22, ilManJurt1.1, whole genome shotgun sequence genome is shown below.
aatttttcaggagactcttttaaacttaaagtttttgaaaaatatgcttTACTTTAGGATCAAAATCCTATAGCTAAAAAGATTATCTCTTGGACTATTGCACATGCTATAAACAACGGGTTTCTACATGTAGGTACACACGCCTTTTAaaaccatacaaaatgacataaaaacaaaaatcctaaaaaaatagTTCATAGCGGACTTTACATGCGCCGCGACGATATTATATCTACGGtaagaaaaatcaaaatacaatagtaaaaacaaaagtatctaaatataggtaggtatccacATACAGAAATCTATAAAAGCAccattaaaatgtatacctactgcAGCACAACAATATAGGTAGgtgcctaggtacctactatacctcAGAACACGTGTTGTTATGCGTATCGATAAAAATACTGGCATTTAGATAATAATGTAGAACTTACTTCTATGAATAAAACCGTGAAACGGCTTTATCAgtcttataatatgtaggtatatcttagTAGTATAATCATTTTGATTAGGGTATGTTATCATGAGAATAATGCTTTTGGAAACCTCTctttaaagcaaaaaaaaactatgaaatcCGAGGTGGCAATTAGCTGTAGATCTATTTGATAATTActattgaattattattgtaataacgTAGAAGAATCGTTTCACAATGGCATATATTATATCCTCCCagttagaataaaaaaaatagcagtCTACGGCAATCAGCGatactgataagtgataatgataatgagGACATAACTTGGTAACTGTAACTTACATACAATTTTTCACTCGAATAATTGATAGGTGCTTATCATAGGTAGATTATAAAAAGGTTACCTATACcacagaataataatataatagctatacgtacctatacctacatcaCGATATTATGATAGATAATTTTTTAGTAAAGCGGAAAGCCAGTCGAATGATTAGGTTGTTTACTGCAGTTTTTGCTGATATCTACCTACTTCGTGATATACCTGcctacaaaaaaccggccaagtgcgagtcaagtTCGCGCACCGacagttccgtactcgggtattttttcaacattttgcacgacaaatcaaaagctattatgcataaatataaataaaaatctgtttcagaatgcacaggtcaagccctttcatatgataccccacttggtatagtaatcttactttgaaagttgaaagtactaattattatttgttcatacaAATACagagttttcggatttttccttttacttgtactataagacctacctacctgcccatgaatctaggtcaacgggaagtaccatatagaattcttgacagacaagacagacagacagataacaaagtgatcctataagaattccgttattccttttcaggtacggaaccctaaaaaaatatatttaatttacagaaatcgtctagttacagttttattaggtataagtaggtactataggaCCTAGTACCTAGTAGCTAGGTACCGATCTATACCGAGATAGTTCACGAACTTGACTTTGTTTACAATGGCCAACAACGAAACCGCGTTTCTCGAAGCGCTAATTTGAAACCGTTTTGTCACCAGACTCGTAACTACGTGCTACGTGTTCGCGACGCAAGTACAGTTACTACAGCCACTGATCAAACATTATATACGATTGCTAATCAAATAGGTagcagttattttgaaattatgtaGTTCAACCAAACCAAGTTCAACCTATCAATCTGGACAGTAGGTACAGCTACCAATACTCTATTCACGGAAAGTTAGTGTAAGCTCTGTATATGGCTCTCATAGGTACAAATAACAGAGCCCAAAAACTTCTTGGGCGTTTATCATTTTGACTCACCTACTCTCACTGACAccgactcaaaatggttaacgcacATTGAGCTTTTTGGCTCTGTCAtattttgtatgggattacgtaacagagacctatactaacttctctccgtagaATAGGTAGCTAATAGCTACACATATAAAATACAatcatataaattataagtaagtatacttGGTATACTTATAGTATTTATTCCGCTACTAAATAaattcgttagataaagtttatataGGAAAGCCTGAGGTCATGATAATCACAATCACTAAAGgcaaaattaaatacatacatagactgctaaaatcataacactTCCTTTTGGCTTCGCCGCATTCGGGTAAAAATTAATCTTATCTGTAATCTGAAGGTAATATTTTGTCGATAAGTTAATACTTCGGTATTCAGGTATTCAATAACGTTGCCCTTGCTATTGATCCAGAGTAGGATGTTTATGGTCTTTTAgaaaaataggtataatattatatcgaacCTACATAATAATGTTTCTGAGTAACCTATCGAGAGATTATAGATGGATTGATTTTATAGGTGGTAGTTGGTACTTCGGCCGTAAAACTCTATGGTTTAAacaactggccaagtgcaagtcggactcgctcactgagggttccgtaccttggaagGTTATGTGTACTTAACTATTTGCTGCTAAAATTGTTTCCAACTGTAAATATGTCAGTTTGTAATCGTAAAAAAATTGGCCGAACTCATGGGCGAACCCTTGGGCGAACCATGATGAAAATATAAGATAAAGATTTTAAGGGACTTGCTGTTATGGATTTTTTAAGAGCACATAAATTCAATGTGACCTATAATGTCATAATCATAACTTATGTCTAAATTTTGACGTTTTTACTGATTTTGCTACTCTatatttaggattttttaatgaagttctatttgaattttttttagatcCTACGATCCTACCCATTTTATGCCTTTTTTTCAACATACTTACATGTACacaatataggtatttatttttgtttactagcgacccgtcgccgccgcgccgcccggccggcttcgcacgggtagctttttaaaaaaaaaaacttgctagaactctgattttctatGATAAAGAGTATCATGTAAATACGTACGTAGACTGCGCTATCTTAACTGATAAGATTAAAAGATAAGAAAGCTGAGGAATGAGTTGCTTAACAGTTTCGATAGTTCCAATAAGTTTAAGTGATATGgtgttaatgaaaagaatacccggctgagtttgttagGGGCTCTTCTCAGATCAGATGCGTTTGGATTGGAActcttgtagctttagttttaagtttccgtatctatactctataccttacaaattcaacaacttACAATCAAAAAGTATAGTTAAGTACCGACTTACAAATTGCAATGGTatccattttgaataaatacttTGAGTTTGCTCTTGAATCTTTATGAAACTGTATATCGACGTAAATACCTTCACAGATGTTTGTGGTGCGATAGTGAGTACGAGATGGGCGAGCATATAGGGCGGCAAGCGCAAGCGCGCTGAGTGGGCATGTGGGCGCGCGCGGCGCGGATGCTGCGGCGCGTAGCACTGCTGGTCCCGTTGCTGCTGACTGCACTGGCGTTGCTGCTGCTACCGCGACCGCCGTCGTTCACCGCTCCCGCGAGGTTGCCGTCGGCACCGCCACAGCCGAAGGAAGACATACACATTCAGGTTCGATTAGTTTTAGATATCTTTGTGACAAAATTGCAcggctgagctttcagttacccacaagatggtgtagttgtattgttaaaaacctaaatccttaCTTGCTGGGCCATATCAAATTCTGAGCGGTACCCTGAAAATAATCTTCTTTATTGCCTAGACTAGCAGTAAGGCAACGAAGACGATTATTCTCagaaaaaacccggtcaagtgcgagtcggactcgtacactataaggttccgtactatcttacaagatatacctaacacttttatgtaagtAGAACACTGCAAATTAATGACGAACTGCGCCTCTTcgtgtgatttagtaaattaattcgtgaacacattttaattttttttgtgatgtgaccacaaactcacggtttttggatttgttccttataagtaggtacctacttacttagtattGAAAAACAAACTTATGTAAAGATGACAGAAAAGATTCagtagaaaaataatattttgatattactTTTTGCTTGTTTATTTCAGAACTCTATAATAGAAGATGAGATCCAGGTAAATAGTCTCAACAAAGATGTCGAATTAGAAGAGCCCCGACGGCCGTGGTTCATGTTCGGTGGTGAACAACGACCTTGGCATCACGAGCCTAATGCTAAACTGTTCCCTGAAGATGCACCTGGCGATGACAGGTAAGAAAAGGATAAGGAGTATTAAACTTTCGATGATTAGTTCTTCTACATCATCTGGATTaatccattgccggcccactacagagccCTTCTCATCTCAGAAGTCCCTCCTCTCAGAAGTCGCAGTGCGatttggcagaattcacacacctttgaggacatattgaactctcaggcatgcatttTTTCTCGGGGCGTTTTCTCTCAACGTTAAcggaagtgatatttaatcgtTTCAAACACACATACCTCCAAAAAATTATAGGTGTGTGTAccttaaccacaaggctatcgCAGCTTCATTGTCATCACATTCTTGTACAAGATCATAATAATTGTAACTCAAGAGTCTTAACACCCATTAATCTACGCACCGCATATAGTTAACAGGTGCAGTTttgtcagtaggtacctatttctagattttttatttacagaatAGTCGAACAGCTCTCTTATACGTTGCCTAAGGATGAGGACATACCCATTAAGAAGATACTATTAGCAAACGGGTTAGGGACTTGGGGAGTTTCAGGAGGAAGGACAGAGTTCATCAGGAACAAGTGTCCCGTGGACCGATGCTCCCTCACTGCAGATGCTAGAGAAGCCGCTACCGCTGATGCTATTCTGTACAAAGATCATCACACCCCTTTTAATGTGAAAAGACCTCCTAAtcaggtatgtaggtacctaatgcagATGATGCCCGCTTCACTTACGAGGATTTAGGGCCGAGATCCATAAAACgaactttgacttagctcagaGATAAAACACTCAAAACGAACCAgcgttataggtaggtattttctcGATAATATTATTGCTAAATCTTCTTATTTCAACGAAACTTAATAATaccgagcaaagtcaaaataagCTCTAtagattgatttattgatttgatTGAGCCTATTTaggtgattttttaaatcccacggATCtctattttgattttccgggacaaacagtagcccatgtctgtctctggcatgcaagttttctttgtcaaaaaagtaggtagcagacagacacacttttgcatttgttaTTAAAATGAGTATGGatttagagtaggtaagtatgcaGCAAAGTACCTAAcgtttaatttatataaataagtgCTTAAACTAATTTGTTTGATAAATTAGATAATATCCCTCCTCTAGCCTCTAGGGTCTAGCCTCAAACCTGCATTGTTTATGAAAGGGGCATAAGGGACTAATAATATCTATGATTACAGCGATTCAACGTCTTCACATTTAATCGCTCATAATGTCATAGATTaccttcattttttttaaagaatactagccacgctaatcatgactaatactcccctttcccctccaattaagcgtaaagcttgtgccagggagtgggtacgacaatagtgcaacgggtgggtttgaaccaccgtccttccggaattcagtccgctcctcaaccgttgagctatcgaggcttaaattatatattatatttactgaGAAACAACCGCTTTTCAGATTTGGATCCTCTATTACTTGGAATGTCCATACCACACGGCGTCTCTCAGACCCACCTCGTTAGACGTCTTTAACTGGACGTCAACATATCGCCGCGATTCAGATATCGTCGCCCCATATGAGAAATGGGTTTACTACGATGATTTGTTCACGGATAAAGAGCCAGAGAAGAATTATGCAGCAAATAAAACAAAGaaggtattatttattaatacctactacTCTCTCTGGTATGATGGATATTATAGTGATCCAAAAATATCcaagaataaaattactaatataAGAATGGATTCATGCCACACCACGTTTGGGCCGGGCttgattgaaataaatattatgcaaatatGCAAAACACTTTGCACAGGGATCGATTATTTACAggattcaaaatattatagttttgtaAGCACTAATTCATGTTAGATGTGTAGCGTGAATCACCCATTATACACTATGTCTGAAGGCAGGTACTATCATGagttaattataaattttatctgCAGGATTCTAGTATTTCATCGTGTGTTATGCAAGTAGTTAGACACTCtgaatatcaataaaaataaaaaatataggtcaCTAGAACGCATTTTTTCCAAGCGGAAAATTCGTACGAATAAGTCTGGCAGATACCGGTAAAGTGAAGTAAAGACGAGtctttttaaccaccgacccaaaaaatggggtgttataagtttgacgtgtgtatctgtctgtggcatcgtagctcctaaactaatgaaccgattttaatttggttttttttttgtttgaaaggtggcttgatcgagtgttctgagctataatccaagaaaatcggttcagcccgcgtttgaaagctatcagctcttttctagttaccgtaaccttcacttatcgagggtgttataaatttttaatttacacttttttgaTAACAAACCTGAATACAGCCTTATATATTTTACGTACGCAcagttgaaataaataaaacgtttattttcaATCATCTTGTTGTACTTCCTAGGTATGTACCTAGGAAGTATTTAAACTTGAACAATTTGCgttgtttatttaaattggtTTATTGAAAACAAAGATTCACAGGATGCGCAGTGCGTCTAAGCACCTCCTTTAGGGTTAGTTTCCACTGAAGCAGAGCGAAGCGGAGATATGTTTGATAGTTAGATCAATAAGGTTATAAATATATCATGTGTATGAACCGGCTCAAACTTTTTGACCAACCAACCAATAAGGTTATTgatgaagtacctacttacaaattTTTTTAACGTCATCTTTCATTACTGACCGACCGACAATATTGCCGTCCCGTTGGCAATCTTCGGGTACAAAACCCaaattaattgaattgaattaatttcAGGTAGCATGGTTCGTTTCAAACTGCCACGCCCGCAACCGTCGGTTACAGTACGCGAGACAGTTATCCAAGTTTATATCCGTGGACATTTACGGTGCTTGCGGGTCACACCATTGTCCGCGCACTGATCCCAACTGTTTGGAAATGCTCGATAAAGAATACAAGTTCTACCTAGCTTTTGAAAACTCAAATTGTCGCGATTATGTTACAGAAAAGTTCTTTGTGAACGGACTTCAGTAAGTTGCTTTTAAGAATTAGACTTTTTGTCTTGGTGAAACCTACCGGCAAatccgtgccaccaagcgactTGGCGTTCCGGTAGATGCCGTGTATAAACCATAGGGGgtatggttttaataaaaactgccaataCCCTagcttccaagttagtccgcttccattttagactgcatcatcacttactaccaggtgtgatcgcagtcaagagcAAACTTGTGATGGAATAACAAAACTAGTCTcaattacattattttgttttatttatttagtcgtTTCAGTTTCTTTTTATCCGGGActcattttaaaaatccttaatgGTCGTTGTATAGCTATACTCAATTTTATCTAGGCATGGTTAGCTATTGTTATAGTTTCAATGTCAAGTACATTTAAGTCTACAATGTTCTGATTAGATCATAGATAAAGGACCGAtaagttaatataataatatatttaacgtACAATACAATTGTTTTGTAATGCCattgtgagtttttttttattgctcaTTATGTTATTAATGTTATCAAAGCCATACCGAAGTCATTAACGAACAGTTTTGCAATGTATCAcgattaatttcattttaataaataatattaatgtaatcGAGTTTAGTTAGAAAAATCGAGAACTTCGTCAATGATATACTCGCAGATTACACTTCTGAtctaaatactttttttttaatcaggaCATTTTTGACGCGCTGAATACAAAtcagaaaatattttcaagaaaaaCGGTCTACAGCTGTACTCAAATTGAGTCCTAAATTCATTATTTCGATCAAAATGGTACAATCGCAGTAAATTTTCAACAGCCAACATTCAGTTGTTGCTtctcttgtaaaattttatttcatgcaattactccgttttgttcgccagctcctcaattattTTACGGTTTGCAGACACGACGTGCTACCCATAGTGATGGGAGCACGTCCAGCAGAGTACGCAGCAGTAGCACCGCACAACTCATACATACACGTTGAAGAATTCGCAGGCCCCGAGGAGTTAGCCGCTTATTTACGTCGCCTCGATGAAGACGATGCTCTTTATAACTCCTACTTTAAGTGGAAGGTAACCAGCTCTACAATAGATCCTTGTCAAACAGAGGTTTAAGCAAGATTTTATAGCAAACATTTCAGTTACACGCTATTGTTACTTAAATGAGTAGGAAAATAATAATGCTAATTCCTATCCTTagcatatacaagtgtaaattaaaaatttataaccgtcccga
Proteins encoded:
- the LOC123876622 gene encoding glycoprotein 3-alpha-L-fucosyltransferase A, with the protein product MWARAARMLRRVALLVPLLLTALALLLLPRPPSFTAPARLPSAPPQPKEDIHIQNSIIEDEIQVNSLNKDVELEEPRRPWFMFGGEQRPWHHEPNAKLFPEDAPGDDRIVEQLSYTLPKDEDIPIKKILLANGLGTWGVSGGRTEFIRNKCPVDRCSLTADAREAATADAILYKDHHTPFNVKRPPNQIWILYYLECPYHTASLRPTSLDVFNWTSTYRRDSDIVAPYEKWVYYDDLFTDKEPEKNYAANKTKKVAWFVSNCHARNRRLQYARQLSKFISVDIYGACGSHHCPRTDPNCLEMLDKEYKFYLAFENSNCRDYVTEKFFVNGLQHDVLPIVMGARPAEYAAVAPHNSYIHVEEFAGPEELAAYLRRLDEDDALYNSYFKWKGTGEFINTYFFCRVCAMVHANARRQRSAHYTDVQAWWRDSACTRTEWRAAAREARSVLDPP